A single genomic interval of Arthrobacter globiformis harbors:
- the hrpB gene encoding ATP-dependent helicase HrpB, which yields MTSAPLPQDAPQDALAPSAPFDLQAIGSGLVFAESLAELAGVLGRQGAGGAAVVQAPPGTGKTTLVPPLVANLAQAAARGGKPRIVVTQPRRVAARSAARRLAALDGTQLVDRVGYTVRGERQAGPGTLIEFVTPGILLRRLLADPGLDGTAAVILDEVHERGLETDLLMGLLAEVRQLRGDLMLVAMSATLDAPRFAALLGADLGGEQCQEAVGGGPAPVVDCPSALHPLETAWAPAPVARLDSRGVTRAFLDHVAGTAAASYAEALASDAGTDALVFLPGAWEVSYVAGRLRSRVGPGVEILELHGQVSLAAQDRAVSGRQPGDPARIIVSTGLAESSLTVPGVRLVVDAGLSREPRRDAGRGMTGLVTVSCSRASAEQRAGRAARQGPGKVVRCYDQKTLGAAPAHQTPEITVSDLTGAALILACWGSPGGRGLALPDAPPQGAMGDAVEVLRELGAVADDGLATELGKALARIPADPRLGRALLVGSALLGDQTTGHGTARYGTAAEVVAAVAGDQRANGADLPRLVSALRSGKDPASKRWAEEARRLDILARQAPTGVGLPSVAVPAGTAEQIGLVVALAFPDRVARRVPGDGPERYLLTSGTRAGLPVGSPLAGHEWLAVAEVARADGRDAAGTGAVIRSAAPLTADTAEAAAAHLLLDSVEATFSQGRVTARRERRLGAISLSSTPVRASAGEARAAVARALEEQGLGAIGWSTAADALRRRLALLHRELGEPWPDMSEQALLSRLDDWLRPELEALAGGAATSGIDLTDPLRRLLPWPDAARLGELAPEFLEVPSGSRVRIDYPAAGEDGGRPVVAVKLQECFGWDRTPRLAGGRVAVQFHLLSPARRPLAVTDDLASFWSGPYAQVRAEMRGRYPKHPWPEDPWTATATARTNSRK from the coding sequence GTGACTTCCGCACCCCTCCCGCAAGATGCCCCACAGGACGCCCTGGCACCTTCCGCCCCGTTCGACCTGCAGGCCATCGGTTCCGGCCTGGTCTTCGCGGAGTCGCTGGCGGAGCTGGCCGGGGTGCTGGGAAGGCAGGGCGCCGGCGGAGCCGCGGTAGTCCAGGCCCCGCCCGGCACCGGCAAAACGACACTCGTGCCTCCGCTGGTTGCCAACCTGGCCCAGGCTGCCGCCAGGGGTGGGAAGCCGCGCATCGTGGTGACCCAGCCGCGCCGGGTCGCCGCCCGCTCTGCCGCGCGGCGGCTGGCAGCCCTTGACGGGACGCAGCTGGTGGACAGGGTGGGGTACACCGTCCGAGGCGAACGGCAGGCTGGTCCCGGTACCCTGATCGAGTTCGTGACCCCCGGTATCCTGCTGCGGCGCCTGCTGGCCGACCCGGGCCTGGACGGCACTGCCGCCGTGATCCTCGATGAGGTGCATGAACGCGGCCTCGAAACCGATCTGCTGATGGGCCTGCTCGCCGAGGTGCGCCAGCTGCGCGGCGACCTCATGCTCGTCGCCATGTCCGCCACCCTGGACGCACCGCGGTTCGCGGCGCTGCTCGGCGCAGACCTCGGCGGGGAACAATGCCAGGAGGCCGTCGGCGGCGGCCCGGCTCCCGTCGTCGACTGCCCCTCCGCGCTGCACCCGTTGGAAACTGCATGGGCGCCTGCCCCGGTGGCGCGGCTGGATAGTCGCGGCGTGACGCGCGCTTTCCTTGACCATGTGGCGGGCACCGCCGCGGCGAGCTACGCGGAAGCCCTTGCCTCGGACGCCGGCACCGACGCCCTGGTGTTCCTGCCGGGCGCCTGGGAGGTGTCCTATGTGGCCGGCCGGCTGCGCAGCCGGGTGGGTCCCGGCGTCGAAATCCTGGAACTGCACGGCCAAGTCAGCCTCGCCGCCCAGGACCGTGCTGTGTCCGGGCGCCAGCCGGGGGATCCCGCCCGGATCATCGTGTCCACGGGACTTGCCGAGTCGTCCCTGACGGTGCCCGGCGTCCGGCTGGTGGTCGACGCCGGCCTGTCGCGGGAACCGCGCCGTGACGCCGGCCGCGGCATGACCGGCCTGGTCACCGTCTCCTGCTCCCGGGCCTCGGCCGAGCAGCGCGCCGGACGTGCAGCGCGGCAGGGGCCGGGGAAGGTGGTCCGCTGCTATGACCAGAAGACCCTCGGCGCTGCGCCCGCGCACCAGACGCCTGAGATCACCGTGTCGGACCTGACGGGTGCCGCCCTGATCCTCGCGTGCTGGGGTTCACCGGGCGGCCGTGGGCTGGCACTTCCGGACGCCCCGCCGCAGGGGGCGATGGGCGATGCCGTCGAGGTGCTGCGCGAGCTTGGCGCCGTGGCGGACGACGGGCTGGCCACTGAGCTGGGCAAAGCCCTTGCCCGCATCCCCGCCGACCCCCGCTTGGGACGCGCCCTCCTGGTTGGGTCGGCGCTGCTGGGTGACCAAACCACTGGCCACGGGACTGCCCGTTACGGAACCGCCGCGGAGGTGGTGGCCGCCGTCGCAGGGGACCAGCGCGCAAACGGAGCGGACCTGCCCCGGCTGGTGTCAGCGCTTCGCTCCGGCAAGGACCCCGCCTCCAAACGCTGGGCCGAGGAGGCGCGGCGGCTGGACATCCTGGCACGCCAGGCACCGACCGGCGTCGGGCTTCCCTCCGTAGCCGTGCCGGCGGGAACAGCCGAACAGATCGGTCTGGTCGTGGCCCTGGCGTTCCCGGACCGGGTAGCCCGCCGGGTCCCCGGGGACGGGCCGGAGCGTTACCTGCTGACCTCCGGCACTCGGGCCGGCCTTCCCGTCGGCAGCCCGCTTGCGGGGCACGAATGGCTGGCGGTGGCCGAGGTTGCGCGGGCGGACGGGCGGGACGCCGCCGGGACCGGGGCAGTGATCCGCTCCGCCGCACCGCTGACGGCGGACACAGCCGAGGCCGCCGCAGCGCACCTGCTGCTCGATTCGGTGGAGGCAACGTTCAGCCAGGGCCGGGTGACGGCCCGCCGGGAGCGGCGGCTAGGCGCCATTTCGCTCTCCTCCACGCCCGTGCGGGCTTCCGCGGGGGAGGCGCGCGCCGCCGTAGCCCGGGCGCTGGAGGAACAGGGGCTGGGAGCCATCGGATGGTCGACGGCGGCCGACGCACTGCGCCGCCGTCTCGCCCTGCTGCACCGGGAACTGGGCGAACCCTGGCCGGACATGTCCGAGCAGGCCTTGCTGTCCCGGCTCGACGACTGGCTCCGCCCGGAGCTGGAAGCGCTGGCCGGTGGTGCCGCCACCTCCGGCATTGACCTGACGGATCCTCTGCGGCGGCTGCTGCCGTGGCCCGACGCCGCCCGGCTCGGCGAGCTCGCTCCGGAGTTCCTGGAGGTGCCCAGCGGCTCCCGCGTCCGCATTGACTATCCCGCGGCCGGGGAGGACGGCGGCAGGCCGGTAGTCGCCGTTAAGCTTCAGGAATGCTTCGGCTGGGACCGGACGCCGCGGCTCGCCGGCGGACGGGTGGCTGTGCAGTTCCATCTGCTGTCACCGGCCCGGCGGCCGCTGGCCGTGACGGACGACCTCGCCTCCTTCTGGTCGGGGCCCTACGCGCAGGTCCGCGCGGAGATGCGGGGCCGCTATCCGAAGCACCCCTGGCCCGAGGACCCCTGGACCGCGACGGCGACGGCACGGACCAACTCCCGGAAGTGA
- a CDS encoding amylo-alpha-1,6-glucosidase, with product MSAWNEDIGAGSSGLTAVTVVEGSSFCISAESGDVFPGQPQGAFYQDTRILSRWQLTVDGVPLEPLSGQTREPYRAVFVGRPRGANGAVESPLVVEHSRQVGPGLRDDIKVHNYSEQPLTCRIQIKVDADLSDLFDVKGGKVVPSSEHSRQVRADALQIDAQRNGIHRGVVISAHGATVTEDALTFDAELAPRGLWTASVFTTPLVDGAGPEQPFTHESAPHVGAQRYAAWEEHVPRLTVTDKNVEKVLTRSQEDLGALRIFDPDHPERAAVAAGAPWFMALFGRDSILSSYMALPVDPKLAVGTLQTLASLQGEKVDPDTEEEPGRILHEVRLGVTAGLALGGSQAYYGTADATPLFVTLLAELGRWGLAGDLLDSLLPHADRALEWVEHYGDRDGDGFVEYQRANEHGLLNQGWKDSWDGINFADGKMAEAPIALCEVQGYVYSAYLGRALLAQQLGDEETAAKWNRRAADIKAEFNEKFWLPEQEYFAVALDKDKRPVDACTSNMGHCLWVGIVDADKAPLVAKRLMSPEMFTGWGIRTLASDMGAYNPVSYHNGSVWPHDTALVAAGLMRYGFVEEATQIATGLFDAAEQFDGRLPELFCGFSRDDFPDPVPFPTSCSPQAWASAAPVHLMRTLLRFDPLLPRDEVCLAPVLPAGFGSFRADNVQMDSSRITLSAAGSEGSIDGLREGLTVLHEPRPPLERLMAP from the coding sequence ATGAGTGCGTGGAATGAAGATATCGGTGCAGGATCGTCCGGGCTGACGGCGGTGACCGTTGTGGAAGGTTCCTCCTTCTGCATCTCCGCCGAGAGCGGGGACGTGTTTCCCGGCCAGCCGCAGGGCGCTTTCTACCAGGACACCCGGATTCTGTCGCGCTGGCAGCTGACGGTCGACGGCGTTCCGCTGGAACCGCTGTCCGGCCAGACCCGGGAACCCTACCGGGCGGTGTTCGTCGGCAGGCCCCGCGGGGCCAACGGGGCGGTGGAGAGCCCGCTGGTGGTGGAGCACAGCCGCCAGGTCGGGCCCGGTCTGCGTGACGACATCAAAGTCCACAACTACTCGGAACAACCGCTGACCTGCCGGATCCAGATCAAGGTGGACGCGGACCTGAGCGACCTGTTCGACGTCAAAGGCGGAAAGGTGGTGCCGTCCTCCGAGCACAGCCGGCAGGTCCGGGCCGACGCCCTGCAGATTGACGCCCAACGCAACGGCATCCACCGCGGCGTGGTCATCAGCGCCCACGGCGCCACGGTCACCGAGGATGCCCTGACGTTCGACGCCGAACTGGCCCCCCGCGGTCTGTGGACAGCCAGCGTATTCACCACGCCCCTGGTTGACGGCGCCGGGCCCGAGCAGCCCTTCACGCATGAGTCGGCTCCGCACGTGGGCGCGCAGCGCTATGCAGCATGGGAGGAACACGTTCCCCGGCTGACCGTGACCGACAAGAACGTGGAGAAGGTCCTAACCCGGAGCCAGGAGGACCTGGGCGCACTGCGCATCTTCGACCCGGACCACCCGGAGCGAGCAGCAGTGGCCGCAGGCGCCCCGTGGTTCATGGCCCTCTTCGGCAGGGACTCCATCCTGTCCTCCTATATGGCGCTGCCCGTGGATCCGAAGCTGGCCGTGGGGACCCTCCAGACCCTAGCCTCGCTGCAGGGCGAGAAGGTTGACCCGGACACCGAGGAGGAACCCGGGAGGATCCTGCACGAGGTGCGGCTGGGCGTCACCGCCGGACTGGCGCTCGGCGGTAGCCAGGCGTACTACGGCACCGCGGATGCTACGCCCCTGTTCGTGACGCTGCTGGCGGAGCTGGGGCGCTGGGGGCTGGCGGGCGACCTCCTGGACTCGCTCCTGCCGCATGCGGACCGGGCCCTGGAATGGGTGGAGCACTACGGGGACCGCGACGGCGACGGCTTCGTGGAGTACCAGCGCGCCAACGAGCACGGCCTGCTGAACCAGGGCTGGAAGGACTCCTGGGACGGCATCAACTTCGCCGACGGCAAGATGGCGGAGGCCCCCATCGCGCTGTGTGAGGTGCAGGGCTACGTCTACAGCGCCTACCTCGGGCGCGCGCTGCTGGCCCAGCAGCTGGGTGACGAGGAGACCGCGGCCAAATGGAACCGCCGGGCCGCCGATATCAAGGCCGAGTTCAACGAGAAGTTCTGGCTCCCCGAGCAGGAATACTTCGCAGTGGCACTGGACAAGGACAAGCGTCCGGTGGATGCCTGCACCTCCAACATGGGCCATTGCCTCTGGGTGGGCATCGTCGACGCCGACAAGGCGCCCCTGGTGGCCAAGCGGCTCATGTCCCCGGAGATGTTCACGGGGTGGGGGATCCGTACGCTCGCCTCAGACATGGGCGCCTACAACCCCGTCAGCTACCACAACGGTTCTGTGTGGCCGCACGACACCGCGCTGGTCGCCGCCGGGCTGATGCGGTACGGGTTCGTCGAGGAGGCCACACAAATTGCCACGGGCCTGTTCGATGCGGCGGAACAGTTCGACGGGCGGCTGCCGGAACTCTTCTGCGGATTCTCCCGGGACGATTTCCCTGACCCTGTCCCCTTCCCCACGTCGTGCTCACCTCAGGCCTGGGCTTCGGCCGCGCCGGTGCACCTGATGCGGACCCTCCTGCGCTTTGATCCACTGCTTCCCCGTGACGAGGTCTGCCTGGCCCCCGTGCTGCCGGCCGGGTTCGGCAGCTTCCGCGCGGACAACGTGCAGATGGACTCTTCCCGGATCACCCTGAGCGCCGCCGGCAGCGAAGGGTCCATTGACGGCCTGCGCGAGGGCCTGACAGTTCTGCACGAACCGCGGCCGCCGCTGGAGCGGCTGATGGCACCTTGA
- a CDS encoding elongation factor G-like protein EF-G2, with protein sequence MSVKGTNGRGKGPGRGSSDLRRADASAGAPVDKPEGIRNVALVGHSGAGKTMLLEALLAAAGTIPRMGSIVDGNTVSDAEPSEIHQQRSVVLSVAPLVYDGVKVNLLDTPGYGDFTGELRAGLRAADAALFVVSAVDGVDSATTALWAECAQLDTPRAVVISRLDHPRANFDAVLAACQRAFGQSVVPAYLPVRGDGGAAGLLGLLSGQVSEYDGESPAPAVREATADELAAVESERGTLIEGIISESEDESLMDRYLGGEDIDVDVLVGDLETAVSRGSFFPVLAASAETGLGVAELLDMLTRAFPTPLEGAVPDVTDLAGEPAGPLSCDPAGPLAGEVVRTTMDPFLGRVCLVRVFSGTLREDSAVHVSGRGLAERGHEDHDSDERLTHLYSPMGASLRPVPYSVAGDICAITKLGSAETGDTVSAKDAPLLITAWDMPEPLMPVAVEAATRSDEDALAKSLGKVAAGDPTLRVERNSETHQLILWCMGEAHGEVVLDRLRDQGVKLQTVPVVTPLRETFAAPAAGHGRYVKQSGGHGQYAICDIEVEALERGAGFEFVDKTVGGVVPNQFIGSVEKGVRAQMQKGVSAGFPVVDIRVTLVGGKAHSVDSSDAAFQSAGALALREAAAVGRIQLLEPVSAVTISIPDEYVGAVMSDLSSRRGRLTGTTSSGGDVTEVTAEVPDGELLRYAVQLRALTAGTGRFRRSYLRHEPVPGNAAPAAAHA encoded by the coding sequence ATGTCGGTAAAGGGCACTAATGGCCGGGGCAAGGGCCCGGGCCGCGGCAGTTCCGACCTCCGGCGGGCGGACGCGTCGGCCGGAGCGCCGGTGGACAAGCCGGAGGGCATCCGCAACGTCGCGCTTGTTGGGCACTCCGGGGCCGGCAAAACCATGCTGCTCGAGGCCCTGCTCGCCGCCGCCGGGACCATCCCGCGGATGGGTTCCATCGTTGACGGCAACACGGTCAGCGATGCGGAACCGTCCGAGATCCACCAGCAGCGCTCCGTCGTGCTTTCGGTGGCACCGCTGGTTTACGACGGCGTCAAGGTGAACCTGCTGGACACACCCGGCTACGGCGACTTCACCGGCGAGCTGCGGGCGGGGCTGCGCGCTGCGGACGCGGCGCTGTTCGTGGTGTCGGCCGTGGACGGCGTCGACTCCGCCACCACCGCACTGTGGGCGGAGTGTGCCCAGCTGGACACGCCCCGGGCGGTGGTGATCAGCCGGCTGGACCACCCGCGTGCGAACTTCGACGCCGTCCTGGCCGCCTGCCAGCGCGCCTTTGGCCAGTCGGTGGTGCCCGCATACCTGCCGGTCCGCGGGGACGGCGGCGCCGCGGGACTGCTGGGGCTGCTGTCCGGACAGGTCTCGGAGTACGACGGCGAGTCCCCGGCGCCCGCGGTCCGGGAGGCCACTGCGGATGAGCTTGCAGCGGTGGAATCCGAGCGCGGCACGCTTATCGAGGGCATCATCTCCGAGAGCGAGGACGAGTCACTCATGGACCGCTACCTCGGCGGTGAGGATATCGACGTCGACGTCCTGGTGGGCGACCTCGAGACCGCAGTCTCGCGCGGATCGTTCTTTCCCGTCCTGGCTGCTTCGGCAGAAACGGGCCTGGGGGTCGCCGAGCTGCTGGACATGCTGACCCGGGCGTTCCCGACACCGCTGGAGGGCGCCGTGCCGGATGTGACGGACCTTGCCGGGGAACCGGCGGGGCCGCTGTCCTGCGATCCCGCCGGGCCGCTGGCCGGTGAGGTGGTGCGCACCACCATGGACCCGTTCCTGGGGCGGGTCTGCCTGGTGCGCGTCTTTTCCGGCACGCTGCGCGAGGATTCGGCCGTGCACGTCAGTGGCCGCGGCCTGGCCGAACGCGGCCATGAGGACCACGACAGCGACGAGCGCCTCACACACCTTTACTCCCCAATGGGGGCAAGCCTGCGGCCCGTCCCGTACAGCGTGGCCGGGGACATCTGCGCCATCACCAAACTGGGCAGCGCCGAGACCGGCGATACCGTGTCCGCGAAGGACGCCCCGCTGCTGATCACCGCCTGGGACATGCCGGAACCGCTCATGCCGGTGGCCGTCGAGGCCGCCACCCGCAGCGACGAGGACGCCCTCGCCAAGAGCCTGGGCAAGGTGGCCGCCGGCGACCCGACGCTCCGGGTGGAACGCAACTCGGAAACCCACCAGCTGATCCTGTGGTGCATGGGTGAGGCCCACGGCGAGGTGGTCCTGGACCGGCTGCGGGACCAGGGCGTGAAGCTGCAGACCGTGCCCGTGGTGACACCGCTGCGGGAGACCTTCGCCGCGCCCGCCGCCGGGCACGGGCGCTACGTCAAGCAGTCCGGCGGCCACGGCCAGTACGCCATCTGCGACATCGAGGTGGAGGCACTCGAACGCGGGGCGGGCTTCGAGTTCGTGGACAAGACCGTGGGCGGGGTGGTGCCGAACCAGTTCATCGGCTCGGTGGAGAAGGGTGTGCGGGCGCAGATGCAGAAGGGTGTCTCGGCCGGCTTCCCGGTGGTGGACATCCGGGTGACCCTCGTGGGCGGCAAGGCCCACAGCGTTGACTCCTCGGACGCCGCATTCCAGTCCGCCGGCGCGCTGGCCCTCCGTGAGGCCGCAGCCGTCGGCCGCATCCAGCTGCTGGAGCCCGTCTCCGCCGTCACCATCAGCATCCCGGATGAGTACGTGGGCGCCGTCATGAGCGACCTCTCGTCGCGCCGTGGCCGGCTCACGGGCACGACGTCGTCCGGCGGGGATGTCACGGAGGTCACCGCCGAGGTACCGGACGGGGAGCTCCTCCGCTACGCGGTCCAGCTGCGGGCGCTGACCGCCGGCACCGGCCGGTTCCGCCGCAGCTACCTGCGGCACGAACCCGTCCCGGGCAACGCGGCGCCGGCGGCTGCGCACGCCTGA
- a CDS encoding glycosyltransferase family 4 protein produces MRIGLIAGPWYPIPPAGYGGIELVVDALARGFSRAGHEVLLAAAADSTCPVDRLPGMRSSEPDLVGFTSSELSHVIGAYAGMDGMVDLVHDHTLAGPLYRGRPEGLPVVTTMHSDLTPSYAAVYGAAARDTTLIAISRSQVSSTLADRVAAIIPHGMEVAAVPVGHGQGGYACFLGRMCPDKGVVEAIRVAQLAGIPLRIAAKMREPAEVQYYHEVVEPLEGPDVEFLGEVGGAEKYELLGEAIALLNPIQWMEPFGLVMIEAMATGTPVVATRMGSAPEIVDAGVSGYLAEAPEELARLLVRAADLDRRTVRTQAEERFSTERMVDDHLALYARLTGVTSAR; encoded by the coding sequence ATGCGTATCGGTTTGATTGCGGGGCCTTGGTATCCGATTCCCCCGGCTGGGTACGGAGGCATCGAACTGGTGGTCGACGCCCTGGCCAGGGGATTTTCCAGGGCGGGTCATGAGGTGCTGCTTGCCGCCGCCGCGGACAGCACCTGCCCGGTGGATCGGCTCCCCGGGATGCGTTCCTCCGAACCCGACCTCGTTGGATTCACCTCCTCGGAACTCAGCCACGTCATCGGCGCGTATGCCGGGATGGACGGCATGGTGGATCTGGTCCATGACCACACCCTCGCCGGGCCGCTCTACCGCGGCCGTCCCGAGGGGCTGCCGGTGGTGACCACGATGCACAGTGACCTCACCCCGTCGTACGCCGCTGTCTACGGCGCAGCAGCCCGGGACACAACCCTGATCGCCATCTCCAGGAGCCAGGTCAGCAGCACGCTGGCAGACCGGGTGGCGGCCATCATCCCCCACGGCATGGAGGTGGCCGCCGTTCCGGTGGGGCACGGGCAGGGCGGCTACGCGTGTTTCCTTGGCCGGATGTGCCCAGACAAAGGCGTCGTCGAGGCCATCAGGGTGGCCCAACTGGCCGGAATTCCGCTCCGGATCGCCGCCAAGATGCGGGAACCGGCCGAAGTGCAGTACTACCACGAGGTGGTGGAGCCGCTGGAGGGCCCGGACGTGGAGTTCCTGGGCGAGGTGGGCGGGGCGGAGAAATACGAACTGCTCGGGGAAGCCATCGCCCTGCTCAATCCCATCCAGTGGATGGAACCGTTCGGGCTGGTGATGATCGAGGCGATGGCCACCGGCACACCGGTCGTTGCCACACGGATGGGGTCGGCGCCCGAGATTGTTGACGCCGGGGTCAGCGGCTACCTGGCTGAGGCTCCGGAGGAACTGGCCCGCCTCTTGGTGCGCGCGGCGGACCTGGACCGCAGGACGGTCCGGACCCAGGCCGAAGAGCGTTTCAGCACCGAGCGCATGGTCGACGATCATCTCGCCCTCTACGCCCGACTGACCGGTGTGACCTCCGCCCGGTAA